In the Actinomycetota bacterium genome, one interval contains:
- the rny gene encoding ribonuclease Y, whose translation MAVVLAIVGLLVGGGIGYVVRKTMSEARAGAIELRARELLAEAERDAVAVKSQALVEAKDEAIRIRQEAETEARGRAVEVQRREARLIQKEETLDEMSRRLEGRERNLLDRAAEADRLRAQLTENVARQQTELERLAGLTAAEARETLVHQVQDEAKREAMVMVRDIEAHAREEADRRARKIVAIAMQRIASEETSENSISVVTLPNDEMKGRIIGREGRNIRAFEAATGTNLIIDDTPESVVLSCFDPIRRETARLTLEKLIGDGRIQPGRIEEMYEKSRAEVERAIREAGEWGLLEVGITDMHPEMVKVLGRLNYRTSYGQNILKHLVEAAHIAGIIAAELGTDVELAKRCTLLHDIGKAITHEVEGSHALIGAELARRLKEPPAVVHAIEAHHGEVEPRTIEAVIVQTADAISGARPGARRETLETYVKRLQRLEAIAESFHGVQKCYAMQAGREIRVMVRPEQVDDLGAEILARDIAKRIEEELQYPGQIKVMVIREHRAIEYAK comes from the coding sequence ATGGCTGTTGTGCTTGCTATCGTGGGCCTGCTTGTCGGTGGCGGGATTGGCTATGTCGTTCGAAAGACCATGTCCGAGGCTCGAGCCGGAGCTATCGAGCTCCGTGCCCGGGAACTCCTGGCTGAGGCTGAGCGCGACGCAGTCGCGGTCAAGAGCCAGGCTCTGGTCGAGGCGAAAGACGAGGCCATTCGGATCCGGCAAGAGGCCGAGACAGAAGCCAGGGGGCGCGCCGTTGAGGTGCAGCGTCGTGAGGCTCGCCTGATTCAGAAGGAAGAAACGCTCGACGAGATGTCCCGCCGGCTCGAGGGCCGGGAACGCAACCTGCTGGACCGTGCCGCCGAGGCCGACCGCCTCCGCGCGCAGCTGACCGAGAACGTCGCCCGCCAGCAGACCGAGCTGGAGCGCCTCGCCGGGCTGACCGCCGCCGAAGCGCGGGAGACTTTGGTGCACCAGGTCCAGGACGAGGCCAAGCGCGAGGCCATGGTCATGGTGCGCGACATCGAGGCCCATGCCCGGGAGGAGGCCGACCGGCGGGCACGCAAGATCGTGGCGATCGCCATGCAGCGCATCGCGTCCGAGGAGACCTCGGAGAACTCGATCTCGGTGGTCACCCTGCCCAACGACGAGATGAAGGGCCGCATCATCGGTCGGGAGGGCCGCAACATCCGGGCCTTCGAGGCCGCCACCGGCACGAACCTCATCATCGACGACACCCCGGAGTCGGTCGTGCTGTCGTGCTTCGACCCGATCCGCCGGGAGACCGCCCGCCTGACCCTGGAGAAGCTGATCGGCGACGGGCGCATCCAGCCCGGGCGCATCGAGGAGATGTACGAGAAGTCGCGGGCCGAGGTCGAGCGGGCGATCCGGGAGGCCGGCGAATGGGGCCTGCTGGAGGTGGGGATCACCGACATGCACCCCGAGATGGTGAAAGTGCTCGGCCGGCTGAACTACCGGACTTCGTACGGCCAGAACATCCTGAAGCACCTGGTCGAGGCCGCCCACATCGCCGGCATCATCGCCGCCGAGCTGGGCACCGACGTCGAGCTCGCCAAGCGCTGCACGCTGCTGCACGACATCGGCAAGGCGATCACCCATGAGGTCGAGGGGTCGCACGCCCTCATCGGGGCGGAGCTCGCCCGCCGGCTGAAGGAGCCGCCGGCCGTCGTCCACGCCATCGAGGCCCACCACGGCGAGGTGGAGCCCCGCACGATCGAGGCGGTCATCGTCCAAACCGCCGACGCCATCTCCGGTGCCCGCCCCGGTGCCCGCCGGGAGACGCTGGAGACCTACGTCAAGCGGCTGCAGCGCCTCGAGGCCATTGCCGAGTCCTTCCACGGCGTGCAGAAGTGCTACGCCATGCAGGCCGGCCGGGAGATCCGGGTCATGGTCCGCCCGGAGCAGGTCGACGACCTGGGGGCCGAGATCCTGGCCCGGGACATCGCCAAGCGCATCGAGGAGGAGCTCCAGTACCCCGGCCAGATCAAGGTGATGGTGATCCGGGAGCACCGAGCCATCGAGTACGCCAAGTAG
- a CDS encoding RecX family transcriptional regulator produces MPRSSPPPADPPADPLAGLGEARAAALDAALTFLAPARRTCLEVRRHLAKKGFAEEAVARTEERLLELGLLDDAALAAAWVELAVVGRHEGRARAEAALAARGVEASVIATALAALAGMEEGDGELDRAIAAGSARMRAMSGPPAALRRRLWSYLARRGFDADTVEQACNRLLDPASTPDDSEEQAGESRVWGVRVR; encoded by the coding sequence ATGCCGCGGTCTTCGCCCCCACCCGCTGACCCACCAGCCGACCCACTCGCTGGCCTGGGGGAGGCCCGGGCGGCCGCCCTCGACGCCGCCCTGACCTTCCTGGCACCAGCCCGGCGCACGTGCCTGGAGGTCCGCCGGCACCTGGCGAAGAAGGGGTTCGCCGAGGAGGCTGTCGCCCGGACCGAGGAGCGCCTGCTCGAGCTCGGCCTCCTCGACGACGCCGCCCTGGCGGCCGCCTGGGTGGAGCTCGCCGTGGTCGGGCGCCACGAGGGGCGCGCCCGGGCGGAGGCCGCCCTGGCCGCGCGCGGGGTCGAGGCGTCGGTCATCGCCACCGCTCTGGCCGCTCTGGCCGGGATGGAGGAGGGCGACGGAGAGCTGGACCGGGCCATCGCTGCCGGGAGTGCCCGGATGCGGGCGATGAGCGGCCCGCCCGCCGCCCTGCGCCGGCGCCTCTGGAGCTACCTGGCCCGGAGGGGCTTCGACGCCGACACGGTCGAGCAGGCCTGCAACCGCCTTCTCGACCCGGCGAGCACCCCTGACGATTCCGAAGAGCAGGCCGGAGAATCCCGGGTCTGGGGCGTCCGGGTACGGTAA
- the recA gene encoding recombinase RecA, whose product MAVDRGGERVGERERALELAVSQIEKQFGKGSIMRLGDNGVVGVDVIPTGALGLDVALGIGGLPKGRIIEIYGPESSGKTSLCLHAVAEAQKLGGIAAFIDAEHALDVVYARNLGVNVDELLVSQPDTGEQALEIADMLVRSGAVDIIVVDSVAALVPKAEIEGEMGDTHVGLQARLMSQALRKLAGNVSRSNSMIIFINQLREKIGVMFGCFSYSTRITLADGTQEKIGRIVNQKLPVEVLSYDPEAGAVVPKKIVNWFDNGPTEGFLQFTVARPGGNGRAQFACTPNHQIRTPGGWREAQELLPGDRVLQAVDRVLSPFQWEALLGMLMGGGALLPSRSGHGARVRWGHGAHQEAYCDWKASLFANIGQRRSTTAKGAVSYDLMPLPELAELRRAVSISGKKVLSAEYLKQLTPLSLALWYMDAASFAFGAPGTQSGTIGGSGRADIGIEAMEEGTRQRLVEYLADTWGIQGTLIDRAGTAVVVFPEDETRKLVELIAPYIHPSMDYMLPPQLRGRFAVEPRFVEPSKELMPLPVVEIRQKPPTRNAHRFDLEVEGTHNYFVDGVMVHNSPETTPGGRALKFYSSVRLDIRKIENIKSGQEVTGSRVRVKVVKSKVSAPFRQAEFDVMYGHGISKEGSVLDVAAERGIVMKSGSWYLFEGDQIGQGRENSKAFLSEHPDVMEEICRRVKTAVGLVPGAESESKSESMGAPTELDDAAVFAPTR is encoded by the coding sequence ATGGCAGTAGACCGAGGCGGGGAGCGGGTCGGGGAGCGGGAGCGGGCACTCGAGCTGGCGGTGTCCCAGATCGAGAAGCAGTTCGGCAAGGGCTCCATCATGCGGCTGGGGGACAACGGCGTCGTGGGCGTCGATGTGATCCCCACCGGGGCGCTGGGGCTGGATGTGGCCCTCGGCATCGGGGGCCTGCCCAAGGGCCGGATCATCGAGATCTACGGGCCGGAGTCCAGCGGGAAGACCTCGCTCTGCCTCCACGCGGTCGCCGAGGCGCAGAAGCTGGGGGGCATCGCGGCGTTCATCGACGCCGAGCACGCCCTCGACGTCGTCTACGCCCGCAACCTCGGGGTGAACGTCGACGAGCTGTTGGTCTCCCAGCCCGACACCGGCGAGCAGGCTCTGGAGATCGCCGACATGCTCGTGCGGTCGGGGGCCGTCGACATCATCGTCGTGGACTCGGTGGCCGCCCTGGTGCCGAAGGCCGAGATCGAGGGCGAGATGGGCGACACCCACGTCGGCCTCCAGGCCCGGCTGATGAGCCAGGCGCTGCGCAAGCTGGCGGGCAACGTGAGCCGGTCAAACAGCATGATCATCTTCATCAACCAGTTGAGGGAAAAGATCGGCGTCATGTTCGGCTGCTTTTCCTATTCCACCCGCATTACGCTGGCGGACGGGACTCAGGAGAAGATCGGCAGGATTGTCAACCAGAAGCTGCCAGTGGAGGTCCTGTCCTACGACCCCGAGGCGGGGGCCGTCGTGCCGAAGAAGATCGTCAACTGGTTCGACAACGGCCCGACCGAAGGGTTCCTGCAGTTCACCGTCGCCCGGCCGGGCGGGAACGGGAGGGCGCAGTTCGCCTGCACGCCCAACCACCAGATCCGCACGCCTGGAGGGTGGCGGGAGGCCCAGGAGCTCCTCCCCGGGGACCGTGTCCTGCAGGCGGTGGACCGGGTGCTCTCCCCGTTCCAGTGGGAAGCCCTGCTGGGGATGCTCATGGGGGGCGGCGCCCTCTTGCCTTCCCGCAGCGGCCACGGGGCGCGCGTGCGGTGGGGCCACGGTGCCCACCAGGAGGCGTACTGCGACTGGAAGGCATCCCTGTTCGCCAACATAGGCCAGCGCCGGTCGACCACCGCCAAGGGGGCCGTGTCCTACGACCTCATGCCGCTGCCCGAGCTCGCCGAGCTGCGCCGGGCGGTCTCCATCAGCGGGAAGAAGGTCCTCAGTGCGGAGTACCTGAAGCAGCTCACCCCGCTCTCCCTGGCCCTCTGGTACATGGATGCCGCGAGCTTCGCCTTCGGTGCCCCGGGCACGCAGTCCGGGACCATCGGGGGGAGCGGCCGTGCCGACATCGGTATCGAGGCGATGGAAGAGGGCACCCGCCAGCGCCTGGTCGAGTACCTCGCCGACACCTGGGGGATCCAGGGCACCCTGATCGACCGGGCCGGCACGGCGGTGGTGGTGTTCCCTGAGGACGAGACCCGCAAGCTGGTCGAGCTCATCGCCCCGTATATCCACCCCTCGATGGACTACATGCTGCCGCCCCAGCTCCGGGGCCGGTTCGCCGTCGAGCCGAGGTTCGTGGAGCCCAGCAAGGAACTGATGCCGCTGCCGGTCGTCGAGATCCGCCAGAAGCCGCCCACCCGCAACGCCCACCGCTTCGACCTCGAGGTGGAGGGCACGCACAACTACTTCGTCGACGGGGTGATGGTCCACAACTCGCCCGAAACCACCCCGGGCGGTCGCGCCCTGAAGTTCTATTCCTCGGTCAGGCTGGACATCCGTAAGATCGAGAACATCAAGAGCGGCCAGGAGGTCACCGGGTCCCGGGTGCGGGTCAAGGTGGTCAAGTCCAAGGTCAGCGCCCCCTTCCGCCAAGCCGAGTTCGACGTCATGTACGGGCACGGGATCTCGAAAGAGGGGTCGGTGCTCGACGTCGCCGCCGAGCGGGGGATCGTGATGAAGTCCGGCTCCTGGTACCTGTTCGAGGGCGACCAGATCGGTCAGGGCCGGGAGAACTCCAAGGCGTTCCTCTCCGAGCACCCCGACGTGATGGAGGAGATCTGCCGCCGGGTGAAGACCGCGGTCGGGCTGGTGCCCGGGGCCGAGTCCGAGTCCAAGTCCGAGTCCATGGGGGCGCCCACCGAGCTGGACGATGCCGCGGTCTTCGCCCCCACCCGCTGA
- the thpR gene encoding RNA 2',3'-cyclic phosphodiesterase: MSWRLFVAAEIPAAPRHALAGAVAGLRGSVPGARWVAEEAWHVTLCFLGATDPERVDAVAGVAREAAAAGRPVALRLAGLGAFPNERRARVVWVGLEGAEPLGAVAAALADGSARLGFPREDRPWRPHLTIARLRVPGPVDLGPGLGIGVGLRTEEFGVTEIVLFRSHLNRSGAVYEGLGRFPLGPPGL, translated from the coding sequence ATGAGCTGGCGGCTGTTCGTCGCCGCCGAGATCCCGGCGGCGCCGCGGCACGCGCTGGCCGGTGCTGTCGCCGGCCTGCGGGGGTCGGTGCCGGGCGCCCGCTGGGTGGCCGAGGAGGCCTGGCACGTGACGTTGTGCTTCCTCGGGGCGACCGACCCCGAGCGGGTGGATGCGGTGGCGGGCGTCGCCCGGGAGGCTGCGGCGGCGGGCCGCCCGGTGGCGCTGCGCCTGGCGGGGTTGGGCGCCTTCCCCAACGAGCGGCGGGCCCGGGTGGTCTGGGTGGGGTTGGAGGGAGCCGAGCCGCTGGGGGCCGTGGCTGCCGCCCTGGCGGACGGCTCTGCCCGCCTGGGCTTCCCCCGGGAGGACCGCCCCTGGCGCCCCCACCTGACCATCGCCCGGCTCCGGGTGCCGGGACCCGTCGACCTCGGCCCGGGGTTGGGCATCGGGGTTGGCTTGCGCACCGAGGAGTTCGGGGTCACCGAGATCGTCCTGTTCCGTTCCCACCTCAACCGGTCCGGGGCGGTCTACGAGGGGCTCGGCAGGTTCCCCCTCGGCCCCCCAGGCCTATAA
- a CDS encoding competence/damage-inducible protein A gives MGGESGAVPAAEVLAVGSELLAGQIVNSNAAEVSAALAEAGLEVRWHTVVGDEVGEIASAVARAVGRAAVTVVCGGLGPTHDDLTREGIAQALGRPLAQDPALVGALEQRFATMGRAMSVANLRQADLPQGASSIPNPNGTAPGVFVEHDGHQLYALPGVPGELRAMLSSFVLPSVVAGLGAPAVVTATVRTAGIAESDLAARVAPVLERAAAEGAGRVKVAILASSGEVRLCLTAPADEASAALVASLESSVRALLGPLVYGGAGSSLESTVSQMLRERGMTLAVAESLTGGLLASRIVSLPGASDVLVAGYVAYSVAAKERDLGVPAAVIEEHGVVSVQTARAMAVGARARAGASVALSTTGEAGPLPAQGGSKPAPVGSVCVGLAWEEGAGAWAVRMGGSREMIRARTCTWALNQLRLWLLGEGPPPFG, from the coding sequence ATGGGCGGGGAATCCGGGGCCGTCCCGGCGGCCGAGGTGCTTGCCGTCGGCTCCGAGCTGCTGGCCGGGCAGATCGTCAACAGCAACGCCGCCGAGGTGTCCGCCGCCCTGGCGGAGGCCGGCCTCGAGGTGCGCTGGCACACCGTGGTGGGCGACGAGGTGGGGGAGATCGCCTCGGCGGTCGCCCGGGCGGTCGGCCGGGCAGCGGTCACGGTGGTGTGCGGGGGGCTCGGCCCGACCCACGACGACCTGACCCGGGAGGGCATCGCCCAAGCCCTGGGCCGGCCGCTGGCCCAGGACCCGGCGCTGGTCGGCGCCCTGGAGCAGCGCTTCGCGACGATGGGGCGGGCGATGTCGGTCGCCAATCTCCGGCAGGCCGACCTGCCGCAGGGCGCCTCGTCGATTCCCAACCCCAACGGCACCGCCCCCGGGGTGTTCGTCGAGCACGATGGCCACCAGCTCTACGCCCTGCCCGGGGTGCCGGGCGAGCTGCGGGCGATGCTCTCGTCGTTCGTGCTGCCCTCAGTGGTTGCCGGGCTGGGCGCTCCGGCGGTGGTGACCGCCACAGTGCGCACCGCCGGGATCGCCGAATCGGACCTCGCTGCCCGGGTCGCTCCCGTGCTGGAGCGGGCAGCCGCCGAGGGCGCCGGCCGGGTGAAAGTGGCCATCCTGGCCTCGTCCGGGGAGGTACGCCTGTGCCTCACAGCCCCGGCGGACGAGGCATCGGCCGCCCTGGTGGCGTCCCTGGAGTCCTCGGTGCGTGCCCTGCTCGGCCCGCTGGTGTACGGGGGGGCGGGGTCCTCGCTGGAGTCGACGGTGTCGCAGATGCTCCGGGAGCGGGGGATGACCCTGGCGGTGGCCGAGTCGCTGACCGGGGGCCTGCTGGCCTCCCGCATCGTGTCGCTGCCCGGTGCCTCCGACGTGCTGGTCGCCGGCTACGTCGCCTACTCGGTGGCAGCCAAGGAGCGGGACCTCGGCGTCCCGGCGGCGGTGATCGAGGAGCACGGGGTCGTCTCGGTGCAGACTGCCCGGGCGATGGCCGTCGGGGCCCGGGCCCGGGCGGGGGCGTCGGTGGCGCTGTCCACGACCGGCGAGGCGGGGCCGCTGCCCGCCCAGGGCGGCTCTAAGCCGGCTCCGGTTGGGTCGGTGTGCGTCGGCCTGGCCTGGGAGGAAGGCGCCGGCGCCTGGGCGGTGCGGATGGGCGGGAGCCGGGAGATGATCCGGGCCCGGACCTGCACCTGGGCGCTCAACCAGCTGCGCCTGTGGCTGCTGGGCGAGGGGCCGCCCCCGTTCGGGTGA
- a CDS encoding helix-turn-helix domain-containing protein, which produces MSDISIGQRLRQAREAIPASLAEASRATRVRVDFLEAMERDSFTFISGRVYVIGMLRSYAKWLRLDDAEILADFNRSYGAPEQPQIVERISTASREARMAAASRQRKPPWLLVGVGAVAVLVVLLLVSLLGGGNNVAQSPNVPLSPSPSPTPSVSGTAAAAGGPTATVVPPGPGGLVSGPGVQLVVAVQNNPVYLHVIVGNTLPALVSFQATVGAGTTQTFSAPDVLRVDFSNMGGVSLTVNGKALGAPGAAGQNGAFAFKPDASMTPDPTAVVKPPVIHIAPSPSPSPTSFPVPTFGPSPSPVPPAVASPSPSPSPRPSPSIAPPPPAGSPTP; this is translated from the coding sequence TTGTCTGATATCTCGATCGGTCAGCGGTTGCGCCAGGCCCGGGAGGCGATCCCGGCGTCCCTGGCCGAGGCGTCGCGGGCGACGCGGGTGCGCGTCGACTTCCTGGAGGCGATGGAGCGGGACTCCTTCACCTTCATCTCCGGCCGGGTGTACGTCATCGGGATGCTGCGGTCCTACGCCAAGTGGCTCCGGCTGGACGACGCCGAGATCCTGGCCGACTTCAACCGTAGCTACGGGGCGCCCGAGCAGCCGCAGATCGTCGAGCGCATCTCGACCGCCTCCCGGGAGGCCCGCATGGCCGCCGCCAGCCGGCAACGGAAGCCACCCTGGCTGCTGGTGGGTGTGGGGGCGGTCGCCGTGCTGGTGGTGCTGCTGCTGGTGAGCCTGCTCGGCGGTGGGAACAACGTGGCCCAGTCGCCGAACGTGCCGCTGTCGCCCAGCCCGTCGCCGACGCCGTCGGTGAGCGGCACGGCCGCCGCGGCGGGAGGCCCCACTGCTACGGTGGTGCCGCCGGGTCCCGGGGGCCTGGTGTCCGGGCCGGGGGTGCAGCTGGTGGTGGCGGTGCAGAACAACCCGGTCTACCTGCACGTGATCGTGGGCAACACCCTCCCGGCCCTCGTCTCCTTCCAGGCGACGGTGGGGGCGGGGACCACCCAGACCTTCAGCGCACCGGACGTGCTGCGGGTGGACTTCTCCAACATGGGCGGCGTCAGCCTGACGGTCAACGGCAAGGCGCTCGGGGCACCGGGGGCGGCGGGCCAGAACGGGGCCTTCGCCTTCAAGCCCGACGCCTCGATGACGCCCGACCCGACCGCCGTGGTGAAGCCGCCGGTCATCCACATCGCCCCGTCGCCCTCCCCGTCGCCGACGTCGTTCCCGGTGCCCACCTTCGGGCCGTCACCCTCCCCGGTGCCGCCCGCGGTGGCGTCCCCGTCGCCCTCGCCCAGCCCGCGGCCCTCCCCTTCCATCGCACCCCCCCCGCCGGCGGGGTCGCCGACGCCCTAG
- a CDS encoding acylphosphatase yields MGDWSPGSLVRRHVVVSGRVQGVFFRQETMRMATREGLGGWVRNLPDGRVEAVFEGPVDAVERAVRWCHKGPAWASVDAVASSDEPPAGERRFRVR; encoded by the coding sequence GTGGGCGACTGGTCGCCGGGCTCCCTCGTCCGCCGCCACGTGGTGGTCTCCGGGCGGGTCCAGGGCGTGTTCTTCCGGCAGGAGACCATGCGGATGGCCACCCGGGAAGGGCTGGGGGGCTGGGTGCGCAACCTGCCCGACGGCCGGGTCGAGGCGGTCTTCGAGGGCCCGGTGGACGCCGTCGAGCGGGCGGTGCGCTGGTGCCACAAAGGGCCCGCCTGGGCCTCGGTCGATGCGGTGGCATCGTCCGATGAGCCCCCGGCGGGCGAGCGCCGGTTCCGGGTCCGGTGA
- a CDS encoding DNA translocase FtsK has protein sequence MSPTTTRQRKPVKRRAPSRAPARAPARRPAKAPARRPSPTLTSRMARAISGQRHGVGAVTLLVLAGIGGAGLYAHALGPAGEGMAWVLKGILGWVAPALPPLFAFIAIQILRGETESAGRVTVGGLLTLIGIAAFRQIIWAHDANGLQIEALGQYGGVLGAGAAWPLQRAITPVGAGIFAALLTGVGVMVTTRTPFSKVVAGTRTGSAAAARGFAVAAREVCAQVAEGARWAWPRVKDLGRNLRALRGSQPRPTPEPDDGDGPLLEIAPPVWKPPAPEPAAKRPSPELADPASWEQPALPGTTPPGTAAPAKAPASKDGYRLPPAELLSLSGAAAISKAAIEETIKVLERTLSEFQVDAHVTGFTPGPTVTRYEIELGAAVKVNRVVGLQNEIRYALAAGELRILAPIPGRSAIGIEVPNRDRHVVTLGDVLRSPELRAMNHPLTVGLGKDISGTPVGVSLADMPHLLIAGATGSGKSTCINAMLISILARARPDQVRMLLIDPKWVELSQFNGVPHLLTPVVTSPKKAAEALNWVVKEMEARYEVLAMAGMRNCDMYNDAVRAGALGDAFDDGTPRSPYPYYLIVVDELADLMMVAPRDVEDAICRIAQKARAVGIHLLVATQRPSVDVVTGVIKANIPSRMAFATASLADSRVILDEAGADRLIGHGDMLYKHASAARPRRLQGAYVSEQEIEAVIGWCRRQRNVDYVEGIVSETQSIRGGTGAESDEDEVLLRSAMELVVTSRLGSTSMLQRKLKVGFSRAGRLMDLLEQRGVVGMSQGSKPRDVLMTFEEWQEEEAARRVATREPVLFHDSPPPAAGPPDDLLD, from the coding sequence GTGAGCCCGACAACCACCCGGCAACGCAAGCCGGTCAAACGCCGGGCACCCTCCCGGGCCCCCGCACGGGCCCCGGCCCGGCGGCCTGCCAAGGCGCCCGCCCGCCGGCCGTCGCCCACGCTCACCTCCCGCATGGCCCGGGCAATCAGCGGGCAGCGCCACGGGGTGGGTGCCGTGACCCTGCTGGTGCTCGCCGGGATCGGTGGTGCCGGGCTCTACGCCCACGCCCTCGGCCCCGCCGGCGAGGGCATGGCCTGGGTGCTGAAGGGCATCCTGGGCTGGGTCGCCCCCGCGCTCCCGCCCCTCTTCGCTTTTATCGCCATCCAGATCCTGCGGGGCGAGACCGAGAGCGCCGGCCGGGTGACCGTCGGCGGGCTGCTGACGCTGATCGGCATTGCCGCCTTCCGCCAGATCATCTGGGCGCACGACGCCAACGGCCTGCAGATCGAGGCCCTCGGCCAGTACGGCGGGGTCCTGGGGGCCGGGGCCGCCTGGCCGCTCCAGCGGGCGATCACACCGGTCGGGGCGGGGATCTTCGCCGCCCTCCTCACCGGCGTCGGGGTCATGGTGACGACCCGGACGCCGTTCTCCAAGGTGGTGGCGGGCACCAGGACCGGGTCGGCCGCTGCCGCCCGGGGCTTCGCCGTGGCTGCCCGGGAGGTCTGCGCCCAGGTCGCCGAGGGCGCCCGCTGGGCGTGGCCGCGGGTCAAGGACCTCGGCCGGAACCTCCGCGCCCTGCGGGGGAGCCAGCCCCGCCCCACCCCCGAGCCGGACGACGGCGATGGGCCGCTCCTCGAGATCGCCCCCCCGGTGTGGAAGCCGCCCGCCCCGGAGCCCGCCGCCAAACGCCCGTCACCCGAGCTGGCCGACCCCGCCTCGTGGGAGCAGCCCGCCCTGCCCGGCACCACTCCGCCCGGGACCGCAGCGCCGGCGAAGGCCCCGGCGAGCAAGGACGGCTACCGGCTGCCACCCGCCGAGCTGCTCAGCCTGAGCGGGGCGGCGGCCATCTCCAAGGCGGCCATCGAGGAGACGATCAAGGTCCTGGAGCGCACGCTGTCCGAGTTCCAGGTGGACGCCCATGTCACCGGCTTCACCCCCGGACCGACGGTCACCCGCTACGAGATCGAGCTGGGGGCGGCGGTCAAGGTCAACCGGGTGGTCGGCCTGCAGAACGAGATCCGCTACGCCCTGGCGGCGGGGGAGCTGCGCATCCTGGCGCCGATCCCGGGCCGCTCGGCCATCGGCATCGAGGTCCCGAACCGGGACCGCCACGTCGTGACGCTGGGCGACGTGCTGCGCAGCCCGGAACTGCGGGCGATGAACCACCCGCTGACCGTCGGGCTGGGCAAGGACATCTCGGGTACCCCGGTGGGGGTCAGCCTGGCCGACATGCCCCACCTGCTCATCGCCGGGGCCACCGGGAGCGGGAAGTCGACGTGCATCAACGCCATGCTGATCTCAATCCTGGCCCGCGCCCGGCCCGACCAGGTGCGCATGCTGCTCATCGACCCGAAGTGGGTGGAGCTGTCGCAGTTCAACGGCGTGCCGCACCTGCTCACCCCGGTGGTCACCTCGCCCAAGAAGGCGGCCGAAGCGCTGAACTGGGTGGTCAAGGAGATGGAGGCGCGCTACGAGGTCCTCGCCATGGCGGGCATGCGCAACTGCGACATGTACAACGACGCCGTGCGGGCGGGCGCCCTGGGCGACGCCTTCGACGACGGCACGCCCCGGAGCCCCTACCCGTACTACCTCATCGTCGTCGACGAGCTGGCCGACCTCATGATGGTGGCCCCCCGGGACGTCGAGGACGCCATCTGCCGGATTGCCCAGAAGGCCCGGGCGGTGGGCATCCACCTGCTGGTGGCCACGCAGCGGCCGTCGGTGGACGTGGTGACCGGTGTCATCAAGGCCAACATCCCCTCCCGCATGGCCTTCGCCACCGCGTCGTTGGCGGACAGCCGGGTGATCCTGGACGAGGCGGGTGCCGACCGCCTGATCGGCCACGGCGACATGCTCTACAAGCACGCCTCCGCCGCCCGGCCGCGCCGCCTGCAGGGGGCGTACGTGTCGGAGCAGGAGATCGAAGCGGTGATCGGCTGGTGCCGCCGGCAGCGCAACGTGGACTACGTCGAGGGCATCGTCAGCGAGACCCAGTCCATCCGGGGCGGGACGGGCGCCGAGAGCGATGAGGACGAGGTCCTGCTCCGCTCGGCGATGGAGCTGGTGGTCACCTCCCGCCTGGGGTCCACCTCGATGCTGCAGCGCAAGCTCAAGGTCGGTTTCTCCCGGGCCGGGCGCCTGATGGACCTATTGGAGCAGCGGGGCGTCGTCGGCATGTCGCAGGGCTCCAAGCCCCGTGACGTGCTCATGACCTTCGAGGAGTGGCAGGAGGAGGAAGCCGCCCGCCGGGTGGCCACCCGGGAGCCGGTGCTCTTCCACGACTCCCCGCCGCCCGCCGCCGGCCCCCCCGACGACCTGCTGGACTGA